Proteins found in one Pocillopora verrucosa isolate sample1 chromosome 12, ASM3666991v2, whole genome shotgun sequence genomic segment:
- the LOC136277288 gene encoding uncharacterized protein isoform X2, producing MLRRQCVQQDTFGSTSNSHDLFQEISSSADDEGPTDFVQEERLEIEAEVDNSWSNAEQVMSPLDFTCVTLQDRLCNSILMQ from the exons ATGCTTCGCCGGCAGTGCGTTCAGCAAG ATACTTTCGGGTCGACTTCAAATTCCCATGAtttgtttcaagaaatttcaagttCAGCTGACGATGAAG GACCCACAGATTTTGTTCAGGAAGAGCGTCTTGAAATCGAAGCAGAAGTTGATAATTCTTGGTCTAACGCTGAGCAG GTCATGTCACCCCTGGATTTCACTTGCGTTACACTGCAGGATCGACTTTGTAATAGTATACTTATGCAATAG
- the LOC136277288 gene encoding uncharacterized protein isoform X1: MECDDKKGYIYCAHCNDLVSRSIFERHERKHNKSNYFLLDTFGSTSNSHDLFQEISSSADDEGPTDFVQEERLEIEAEVDNSWSNAEQVMSPLDFTCVTLQDRLCNSILMQ; the protein is encoded by the exons ATGGAGTGCGATGACAAGAAAGGATATATTTACTGCGCTCATTGTAATGACTTAGTATCACGTTCAATTTTCGAAAGGCATGAGCGAAAACATAACAAGTCGAACTACTTTCTACTAGATACTTTCGGGTCGACTTCAAATTCCCATGAtttgtttcaagaaatttcaagttCAGCTGACGATGAAG GACCCACAGATTTTGTTCAGGAAGAGCGTCTTGAAATCGAAGCAGAAGTTGATAATTCTTGGTCTAACGCTGAGCAG GTCATGTCACCCCTGGATTTCACTTGCGTTACACTGCAGGATCGACTTTGTAATAGTATACTTATGCAATAG
- the LOC131799894 gene encoding uncharacterized protein isoform X2 has product MSSDDGSIFSDLSSDASSQMLDEQSHRRPPRKRIKYQINFKHVKGAVAVGPHARARIKGDEQVSTKTGQLLDNSRDEKAISDNYDGSPNRDTGQYEENTPGSYCPINSYQRHEENGAKWNARPGSGISFNRGEPTCNLSNEDFFESPEKFIQDMDENAGPLKDAKEDLLLHSILPFLEETWGKCPSSNEEVYENLAKISCSAKCGKAVSQALQLLLRLICKDNFDNCYNNLLVVEAIIRSSILSSEGLFRRGRVDSKREIRELKLTVYSRIISLLVTHQALKGDSSMNCLEQDLKKIKDELKTFGSKVSNKTKDSLRYSTEFIIKAISHLLKPNDKLQNFLNECREFCQNQEIKVNDLRALRQLDFKKGGDWIDLHYIAIHLQGKVHSERPTPRMETERRAMNLLRFLVEKYLDGNGGQDWRFCMLAATIFSDISMKNETKEIRTEAGSSLVYLLKDPKVQKTPECKAIVQSQSEKALFCPDVVTRTFLTHFLNKNTNRQVELDTIQHIKHLSWMHRTQTLEINDTTISKSSTCFVNHGMFQRKKVAVKVLLVKKQHLVEENPNTPAKESLKREAENLRLLNAARHPNFPVLLAHNTKTLPYHLITAFEKSKDLLQFLQKSRGTNPPIQPVQLIKMLLDVTNALLFLEEKGLVHRAVMAANVLVGDSYICKLSGMQHLRRLTSQTAECSDSVYSYCSAVDGFPDFVSSVNEEELPLRWKAPEVLSECRFSTASDVWALGVLMYEVLTYGCLPYGLTSDSEELCSRVKNGIEILPFESCFEENEYKLMQQCFQFQRRSRPQLLEVKSSLCEMIENADEEQVRSDPPPLTACGSFPARNTEDINRASGAVYEECIEESYTMPNDPVYEECTSRFADKGPDVSNGPYYVHNLTSDKERVEEKLFNRNPLLDLDDLPRQRQTGRTSDSNVIEKIKRTADHHLRDLLTLKHPNLVTLKIENLDSHCPTANIITEEAPLGNLKNYVLEKQCQIGDIVTFLSQVASAMHYLHENHIVHGDLRATYVNVVSHDKITVGRLGRSKPLNPSEYDVTSTSCVVQVAMHPDATRWSAPEVILDGRYTHASDVWSFGILAWELYTSFANGLDGRDSSLPFFDLDDQKILPHIRDNGPPDKPEGCPEWVYIIIHQCWAYVAQQRPPFLAIFDCLTSRVPMESWIMKLWLKTHDKSEWPDLSTCQSQDAYHVTCLEQHPSSDIIEKMCSPDFFSRHEYKYVCRNFGMAGGKDDYSEANGTPDVPFTGDISPVYSSCSKVKKNLELVPVPEPQKAPNNNDAGYLCPVSITVEDLSSTESNEENDAGVAESTRGDGRERVVPAKETFNLQVKKVKKRSGAHGSSAIDMNGGKASLPADTLASLYVNLGTQPDQQHTSLYQNIDAIPKETSSKNEEYVEGTKAACPNPTEKRNRAVYPKVKKAENTPGLEDQLVPPNHPLYANLVASGELQVTYFV; this is encoded by the exons ATGTCTTCGGACGACG GTTCAATTTTTAGTGATTTGAGTTCGGATGCTTCCTCACAAATGTTGg ACGAACAATCCCATAGAAGACCACCCAGGAAACGGATCAAATATCAAATAAACTTCAAACATGTCAAAGGCGCTGTTGCTGTTGGGCCCCATGCAAGAGCGAGGATCAAAG GCGATGAACAAGTTTCTACTAAGACAGGACAACTTCTAGACAATTCCCGAGATGAAAAAGCGATTTCAGATAATTACGATGGATCGCCGAATAGAGACACAGGTCAGTATGAAGAGAACACCCCAGGATCATACTGCCCGATCAACTCTTATCAACGCCACGAAGAAAACGGGGCAAAGTGGAACGCAAGGCCTGGAAGTGGTATTTCATTCAATAGAG GGGAGCCTACGTGTAATTTGTCCAACGAAGATTTCTTCGAGAGCCCAGAAAAATTCATCCAAGACATGGATGAAAACGCTGGTCCACTCAAAGATGCTAAAGAAGACCTCCTACTCCATAGCATCCTTCCCTTTCTGGAAGAAACGTGGGGAAAATGTCCTTCTTCCAATGAAGAAGTATATGAAAATCTGGCCAAAATTTCTTGCAGTGCAAAATGTGGCAAAGCCGTAAGCCAGGCACTTCAATTGCTTCTTCGATTGATCTGCAAGGACAACTTTGACAACTGCTACAACAATTTACTGGTTGTGGAGGCAATTATAAGATCATCAATACTCTCCTCCGAGGGGTTGTTTAGAAGAGGCAGGGTTGACTCAAAAAGAGAAATTCGAGAGCTTAAGCTGACGGTGTACAGCCGTATTATCTCCTTGCTAGTTACGCATCAAGCTCTGAAAGGTGATTCGTCCATGAATTGTTTGGAACAAGATTTGAAAAAGATAAAGGATGAGCTTAAAACATTTGGCTCGAAGGTGAGCAACAAAACAAAGGATAGTCTCCGATATTCAACAGAGTTTATCATCAAAGCAATTAGCCATCTTTTAAAGCCCAATGACAAGTTGCAGAACTTTCTAAATGAATGTCGGGAGTTCTGCCAAAACCAAGAAATCAAAGTTAATGATTTGAGGGCTCTTCGTCAGCTTGATTTTAAGAAAGGTGGCGACTGGATTGATCTACACTACATCGCTATTCATCTCCAAGGAAAG GTGCACAGTGAACGTCCTACTCCAAGAATGGAGACCGAGAGACGCGCTATGAATCTCCTCAGATTTCTCGTAGAAAAGTACCTTGATGGAAATGGCGGACAGGACTGGAGGTTTTGTATGCTGGCAGCTACGATATTCTCAGACATTTCAATGAAGAACGAGACAAAAG AAATAAGGACAGAGGCAGGTAGCAGCTTGGTATATCTTCTTAAAGATCCGAAAGTACAAAAGACCCCAGAATGCAAGGCCATCGTCCAGAGCCAGTCTGAGAAAGCCCTGTTCTGCCCGGATGTAGTGACCAGGACGTTTCTGACTCATTTTTTGAATAAGAACACAAACCGGCAGGTTGAACTTGACACAATACAGCACATCAAACACCTTTCTTGGATGCACAGGACTCAGACACTAGAAATCAACGACACTACCATAAGTAAAAGCTCCACCTGCTTCGTAAATCATGGCATGTTCCAGAGAAAGAAAGTGGCAGTTAAAGTTCTCTTGGTGAAAAAGCAGCATCTCGTGGAAGAGAACCCTAACACTCCTGCTAAAGAGAGTCTAAAACGAGAAGCCGAAAACCTACGACTACTAAACGCAGCACGGCATCCAAACTTCCCTGTTTTGTTGGCACACAACACGAAAACCCTGCCATATCACCTTATTACCGCATTTGAAAAATCAAAGGATCTGTTGCAGTTTCTTCAGAAGTCCCGCGGGACTAATCCTCCTATTCAACCTGTTCAGCTCATTAAGATGCTATTAGATGTCACTAACGCTCTCCTCTTTTTAGAAGAAAAAGGTTTGGTACACCGCGCTGTAATGGCAGCAAACGTTCTGGTGGGAGACAGTTATATCTGTAAATTGAGCGGCATGCAACACCTTCGGCGGCTTACCAGCCAGA CTGCTGAGTGTTCCGATTCAGTGTACAGTTATTGCTCGGCTGTTGACGGTTTCCCAGATTTTGTAAGCTCAGTAAATGAGGAGGAGCTTCCGCTAAGATGGAAGGCACCAGAAGTTCTCTCAGAATGCCGTTTTTCTACTGCCTCTGATGTGTGGGCCCTTGGGGTCCTAATGTACGAAGTTCTTACTTACGGGTGTCTTCCCTACGGGCTGACCTCGGACAGCGAGGAGTTGTGCTCACGA GTGAAGAATGGTATAGAGATCCTGCCTTTTGAGTCGTgctttgaagaaaatgaatatAAGCTGATGCAGCAGTGCTTTCAGTTCCAACGACGCAGTAGACCCCAACTACTCGAGGTCAAAAGCAGCCTTTGTGAGATGATCGAAAATGCAG acgAAGAGCAAGTACGGTCTGACCCGCCACCACTCACAGCGTGCGGAAGCTTT CCTGCAAGAAATACTGAAGATATAAACCGCGCTTCAG GCGCCGTTTATGAAGAATGTATCGAGGAAAGCTACACTATGCCAAATG acCCCGTGTACGAAGAATGTACTTCCCGGTTTGCCGATAAAGGCCCTGATGTGTCAAATG GTCCTTACTATGTACACAACTTGACGTCAGATAAGGAGCGAGTGGAG GAAAAACTATTCAACCGTAATCCATTGTTAGATTTGGATGATCTTCCAAGACAAAGGCAAACGGGTCGG ACTTCAGACTCTAATGTCATCGAGAAGATCAAAAGAACGGCTGACCATCACCTTAGAGATCTCCTCACTCTCAAACATCCAAACCTTGTTACCTTGAAAATAGAGAATTTGGATTCACACTGTCCAACAGCAAATATT ATCACCGAAGAGGCTCCTCTTGGTAATTTAAAGAATTACGTTCTCGAAAAGCAATGTCAAATTGGTGATATAGTAACGTTCCTGTCTCAAGTGGCGTCTGCTATGCACTATCTCCATGAAAATCACATTGTACACGGAGACCTCCGTGCGACGTATGTTAACGTCGTATCGCACGACAAG ATTACGGTTGGGCGTCTGGGTCGTTCGAAGCCTCTTAATCCGAGTGAATACGATGTTACGAGCACTTCATGCGTGGTGCAGGTCGCCATGCATCCGGACGCAACACGTTG GAGTGCACCAGAGGTTATCCTGGATGGACGCTACACGCATGCAAGTGATGTCTGGTCATTTGGGATTCTTGCATGGGAGCTGTATACATCATTCGCAAATGGGCTAGATGGAAGAGATTCCTCACTACCTTTCTTTGATTTGGACGATCAAAAG atattgCCTCACATAAGAGACAATGGACCACCAGATAAACCAGAAGGCTGTCCTGAATGGGTATATATCATTATACATCAGTGTTGGGCATATGTCGCACAGCAGCGACCTCcctttttggccatttttgaTTGCCTCACCAGCAG GGTGCCAATGGAGTCCTGGATTATGAAGTTATGGCTGAAAACTCATGACAAAAGTGAATGGCCAGATTTGTCCACCTGTCAATCACAAGATGCTTACCATGTAACATGTTTGGAGCAACACCCCTCCAGTGATATCATTGAGAAGATGTGCTCACCTGACTTCTTCTCCAGGCACGAATACAAATACGTTTGCAGAAATTTTGGAATGGCAGGCGGCAAAGATGACTACTCAGAAGCAAACGGAACGCCAGACGTGCCATTCACGGGTGATATCTCACCCGTCTATAGTAGCTGTAGtaaggtgaaaaaaaatctaGAGCTTGTGCCAGTCCCTGAGCCACAAAAGGCACCAAACAACAATGACGCAGGCTACTTATGTCCTGTTTCAATAACAGTTGAAGACCTGAGCTCTACTGAGAGTAACGAGGAAAACGACGCTGGTGTTGCCGAATCCACGAGAGGCGATGGACGGGAAAGAGTAGTTCCAGCTAAAGAGACTTTCAATCTCCAAGttaaaaaggtaaagaaaaggTCTGGAGCACATGGTAGCAGTGCAATCGATATGAATGGGGGCAAGGCTTCCCTGCCAGCGGATACGCTTGCTTCGCTGTATGTCAATCTGGGGACTCAGCCAGATCAACAACATACCTCGTTGTATCAAAACATAGACGCAATTCCCAAAGAGACGAGCtctaaaaatgaagaatatGTGGAGGGAACTAAAGCGGCTTGTCCAAATCCAACAGAGAAAAGAAACAGGGCAGTATATCCTAAAGTCAAGAAGGCAGAAAATACGCCTGGACTCGAAGACCAGCTGGTCCCACCGAATCATCCGTTGTATGCAAACTTGGTGGCCAGCGGTGAATTACAGGTCACGTATTTCGTTTAA
- the LOC131799894 gene encoding uncharacterized protein isoform X1 has translation MSSDDGSIFSDLSSDASSQMLGSIFSDLSSDASSQMLDEQSHRRPPRKRIKYQINFKHVKGAVAVGPHARARIKGDEQVSTKTGQLLDNSRDEKAISDNYDGSPNRDTGQYEENTPGSYCPINSYQRHEENGAKWNARPGSGISFNRGEPTCNLSNEDFFESPEKFIQDMDENAGPLKDAKEDLLLHSILPFLEETWGKCPSSNEEVYENLAKISCSAKCGKAVSQALQLLLRLICKDNFDNCYNNLLVVEAIIRSSILSSEGLFRRGRVDSKREIRELKLTVYSRIISLLVTHQALKGDSSMNCLEQDLKKIKDELKTFGSKVSNKTKDSLRYSTEFIIKAISHLLKPNDKLQNFLNECREFCQNQEIKVNDLRALRQLDFKKGGDWIDLHYIAIHLQGKVHSERPTPRMETERRAMNLLRFLVEKYLDGNGGQDWRFCMLAATIFSDISMKNETKEIRTEAGSSLVYLLKDPKVQKTPECKAIVQSQSEKALFCPDVVTRTFLTHFLNKNTNRQVELDTIQHIKHLSWMHRTQTLEINDTTISKSSTCFVNHGMFQRKKVAVKVLLVKKQHLVEENPNTPAKESLKREAENLRLLNAARHPNFPVLLAHNTKTLPYHLITAFEKSKDLLQFLQKSRGTNPPIQPVQLIKMLLDVTNALLFLEEKGLVHRAVMAANVLVGDSYICKLSGMQHLRRLTSQTAECSDSVYSYCSAVDGFPDFVSSVNEEELPLRWKAPEVLSECRFSTASDVWALGVLMYEVLTYGCLPYGLTSDSEELCSRVKNGIEILPFESCFEENEYKLMQQCFQFQRRSRPQLLEVKSSLCEMIENADEEQVRSDPPPLTACGSFPARNTEDINRASGAVYEECIEESYTMPNDPVYEECTSRFADKGPDVSNGPYYVHNLTSDKERVEEKLFNRNPLLDLDDLPRQRQTGRTSDSNVIEKIKRTADHHLRDLLTLKHPNLVTLKIENLDSHCPTANIITEEAPLGNLKNYVLEKQCQIGDIVTFLSQVASAMHYLHENHIVHGDLRATYVNVVSHDKITVGRLGRSKPLNPSEYDVTSTSCVVQVAMHPDATRWSAPEVILDGRYTHASDVWSFGILAWELYTSFANGLDGRDSSLPFFDLDDQKILPHIRDNGPPDKPEGCPEWVYIIIHQCWAYVAQQRPPFLAIFDCLTSRVPMESWIMKLWLKTHDKSEWPDLSTCQSQDAYHVTCLEQHPSSDIIEKMCSPDFFSRHEYKYVCRNFGMAGGKDDYSEANGTPDVPFTGDISPVYSSCSKVKKNLELVPVPEPQKAPNNNDAGYLCPVSITVEDLSSTESNEENDAGVAESTRGDGRERVVPAKETFNLQVKKVKKRSGAHGSSAIDMNGGKASLPADTLASLYVNLGTQPDQQHTSLYQNIDAIPKETSSKNEEYVEGTKAACPNPTEKRNRAVYPKVKKAENTPGLEDQLVPPNHPLYANLVASGELQVTYFV, from the exons ATGTCTTCGGACGACG GTTCAATTTTTAGTGATTTGAGTTCGGATGCTTCCTCACAAATGTTGg GTTCAATTTTTAGCGATTTGAGTTCGGATGCTTCCTCACAAATGTTGG ACGAACAATCCCATAGAAGACCACCCAGGAAACGGATCAAATATCAAATAAACTTCAAACATGTCAAAGGCGCTGTTGCTGTTGGGCCCCATGCAAGAGCGAGGATCAAAG GCGATGAACAAGTTTCTACTAAGACAGGACAACTTCTAGACAATTCCCGAGATGAAAAAGCGATTTCAGATAATTACGATGGATCGCCGAATAGAGACACAGGTCAGTATGAAGAGAACACCCCAGGATCATACTGCCCGATCAACTCTTATCAACGCCACGAAGAAAACGGGGCAAAGTGGAACGCAAGGCCTGGAAGTGGTATTTCATTCAATAGAG GGGAGCCTACGTGTAATTTGTCCAACGAAGATTTCTTCGAGAGCCCAGAAAAATTCATCCAAGACATGGATGAAAACGCTGGTCCACTCAAAGATGCTAAAGAAGACCTCCTACTCCATAGCATCCTTCCCTTTCTGGAAGAAACGTGGGGAAAATGTCCTTCTTCCAATGAAGAAGTATATGAAAATCTGGCCAAAATTTCTTGCAGTGCAAAATGTGGCAAAGCCGTAAGCCAGGCACTTCAATTGCTTCTTCGATTGATCTGCAAGGACAACTTTGACAACTGCTACAACAATTTACTGGTTGTGGAGGCAATTATAAGATCATCAATACTCTCCTCCGAGGGGTTGTTTAGAAGAGGCAGGGTTGACTCAAAAAGAGAAATTCGAGAGCTTAAGCTGACGGTGTACAGCCGTATTATCTCCTTGCTAGTTACGCATCAAGCTCTGAAAGGTGATTCGTCCATGAATTGTTTGGAACAAGATTTGAAAAAGATAAAGGATGAGCTTAAAACATTTGGCTCGAAGGTGAGCAACAAAACAAAGGATAGTCTCCGATATTCAACAGAGTTTATCATCAAAGCAATTAGCCATCTTTTAAAGCCCAATGACAAGTTGCAGAACTTTCTAAATGAATGTCGGGAGTTCTGCCAAAACCAAGAAATCAAAGTTAATGATTTGAGGGCTCTTCGTCAGCTTGATTTTAAGAAAGGTGGCGACTGGATTGATCTACACTACATCGCTATTCATCTCCAAGGAAAG GTGCACAGTGAACGTCCTACTCCAAGAATGGAGACCGAGAGACGCGCTATGAATCTCCTCAGATTTCTCGTAGAAAAGTACCTTGATGGAAATGGCGGACAGGACTGGAGGTTTTGTATGCTGGCAGCTACGATATTCTCAGACATTTCAATGAAGAACGAGACAAAAG AAATAAGGACAGAGGCAGGTAGCAGCTTGGTATATCTTCTTAAAGATCCGAAAGTACAAAAGACCCCAGAATGCAAGGCCATCGTCCAGAGCCAGTCTGAGAAAGCCCTGTTCTGCCCGGATGTAGTGACCAGGACGTTTCTGACTCATTTTTTGAATAAGAACACAAACCGGCAGGTTGAACTTGACACAATACAGCACATCAAACACCTTTCTTGGATGCACAGGACTCAGACACTAGAAATCAACGACACTACCATAAGTAAAAGCTCCACCTGCTTCGTAAATCATGGCATGTTCCAGAGAAAGAAAGTGGCAGTTAAAGTTCTCTTGGTGAAAAAGCAGCATCTCGTGGAAGAGAACCCTAACACTCCTGCTAAAGAGAGTCTAAAACGAGAAGCCGAAAACCTACGACTACTAAACGCAGCACGGCATCCAAACTTCCCTGTTTTGTTGGCACACAACACGAAAACCCTGCCATATCACCTTATTACCGCATTTGAAAAATCAAAGGATCTGTTGCAGTTTCTTCAGAAGTCCCGCGGGACTAATCCTCCTATTCAACCTGTTCAGCTCATTAAGATGCTATTAGATGTCACTAACGCTCTCCTCTTTTTAGAAGAAAAAGGTTTGGTACACCGCGCTGTAATGGCAGCAAACGTTCTGGTGGGAGACAGTTATATCTGTAAATTGAGCGGCATGCAACACCTTCGGCGGCTTACCAGCCAGA CTGCTGAGTGTTCCGATTCAGTGTACAGTTATTGCTCGGCTGTTGACGGTTTCCCAGATTTTGTAAGCTCAGTAAATGAGGAGGAGCTTCCGCTAAGATGGAAGGCACCAGAAGTTCTCTCAGAATGCCGTTTTTCTACTGCCTCTGATGTGTGGGCCCTTGGGGTCCTAATGTACGAAGTTCTTACTTACGGGTGTCTTCCCTACGGGCTGACCTCGGACAGCGAGGAGTTGTGCTCACGA GTGAAGAATGGTATAGAGATCCTGCCTTTTGAGTCGTgctttgaagaaaatgaatatAAGCTGATGCAGCAGTGCTTTCAGTTCCAACGACGCAGTAGACCCCAACTACTCGAGGTCAAAAGCAGCCTTTGTGAGATGATCGAAAATGCAG acgAAGAGCAAGTACGGTCTGACCCGCCACCACTCACAGCGTGCGGAAGCTTT CCTGCAAGAAATACTGAAGATATAAACCGCGCTTCAG GCGCCGTTTATGAAGAATGTATCGAGGAAAGCTACACTATGCCAAATG acCCCGTGTACGAAGAATGTACTTCCCGGTTTGCCGATAAAGGCCCTGATGTGTCAAATG GTCCTTACTATGTACACAACTTGACGTCAGATAAGGAGCGAGTGGAG GAAAAACTATTCAACCGTAATCCATTGTTAGATTTGGATGATCTTCCAAGACAAAGGCAAACGGGTCGG ACTTCAGACTCTAATGTCATCGAGAAGATCAAAAGAACGGCTGACCATCACCTTAGAGATCTCCTCACTCTCAAACATCCAAACCTTGTTACCTTGAAAATAGAGAATTTGGATTCACACTGTCCAACAGCAAATATT ATCACCGAAGAGGCTCCTCTTGGTAATTTAAAGAATTACGTTCTCGAAAAGCAATGTCAAATTGGTGATATAGTAACGTTCCTGTCTCAAGTGGCGTCTGCTATGCACTATCTCCATGAAAATCACATTGTACACGGAGACCTCCGTGCGACGTATGTTAACGTCGTATCGCACGACAAG ATTACGGTTGGGCGTCTGGGTCGTTCGAAGCCTCTTAATCCGAGTGAATACGATGTTACGAGCACTTCATGCGTGGTGCAGGTCGCCATGCATCCGGACGCAACACGTTG GAGTGCACCAGAGGTTATCCTGGATGGACGCTACACGCATGCAAGTGATGTCTGGTCATTTGGGATTCTTGCATGGGAGCTGTATACATCATTCGCAAATGGGCTAGATGGAAGAGATTCCTCACTACCTTTCTTTGATTTGGACGATCAAAAG atattgCCTCACATAAGAGACAATGGACCACCAGATAAACCAGAAGGCTGTCCTGAATGGGTATATATCATTATACATCAGTGTTGGGCATATGTCGCACAGCAGCGACCTCcctttttggccatttttgaTTGCCTCACCAGCAG GGTGCCAATGGAGTCCTGGATTATGAAGTTATGGCTGAAAACTCATGACAAAAGTGAATGGCCAGATTTGTCCACCTGTCAATCACAAGATGCTTACCATGTAACATGTTTGGAGCAACACCCCTCCAGTGATATCATTGAGAAGATGTGCTCACCTGACTTCTTCTCCAGGCACGAATACAAATACGTTTGCAGAAATTTTGGAATGGCAGGCGGCAAAGATGACTACTCAGAAGCAAACGGAACGCCAGACGTGCCATTCACGGGTGATATCTCACCCGTCTATAGTAGCTGTAGtaaggtgaaaaaaaatctaGAGCTTGTGCCAGTCCCTGAGCCACAAAAGGCACCAAACAACAATGACGCAGGCTACTTATGTCCTGTTTCAATAACAGTTGAAGACCTGAGCTCTACTGAGAGTAACGAGGAAAACGACGCTGGTGTTGCCGAATCCACGAGAGGCGATGGACGGGAAAGAGTAGTTCCAGCTAAAGAGACTTTCAATCTCCAAGttaaaaaggtaaagaaaaggTCTGGAGCACATGGTAGCAGTGCAATCGATATGAATGGGGGCAAGGCTTCCCTGCCAGCGGATACGCTTGCTTCGCTGTATGTCAATCTGGGGACTCAGCCAGATCAACAACATACCTCGTTGTATCAAAACATAGACGCAATTCCCAAAGAGACGAGCtctaaaaatgaagaatatGTGGAGGGAACTAAAGCGGCTTGTCCAAATCCAACAGAGAAAAGAAACAGGGCAGTATATCCTAAAGTCAAGAAGGCAGAAAATACGCCTGGACTCGAAGACCAGCTGGTCCCACCGAATCATCCGTTGTATGCAAACTTGGTGGCCAGCGGTGAATTACAGGTCACGTATTTCGTTTAA